The following is a genomic window from Micromonospora cathayae.
CCAGCACCGCCTCGACGGCGATGACGATGGTGCCGATCAGCACCACGGGGGTGTTCAGCGTCCGGCTGGCCTGCATGATCAACCGACCGATGCCCTGTTCGGCACCGAGGAACTCGGCGGCGACGACCACCGCGAAGGCGAGCGCGCTGCCGATCCGCAGACCGGAGACGAGTTCGGGGACGATGGCGGGCAGGATCACGGTCCGGTAGACCTGCCCCTCGCGGGCGCCCAGCGAGCGGGCGGCGCGACCGTAGACCGGGCTGACGTTGTTCGCCGACACGATCGTGTTGACCACCATGACCATGAAGCAGGCCAGGGAGCCCAGGAACAGCTTCCCGCTGTCACCGATGCCGAACCACAGGATGACGAACGGGATGAGCGCCACCGGCGGTACCGGCCGGAGCGCCTCGATCAGCGGGGTGAGGGTGTAGAGCAGCACCCGGGAGCGGACCATCAGCAGGCCCACCAGCACCCCGAGCGCCGACCCCAGCGACCAGGAGACCAGCACCCGGACCAGGGTGGCCCCGGCGTCCGGCAGCATGCTCCGCCAGATCTGCCGTACCGCGTCGAGCACCTCGCTCGGCGCGGGGAAGTACAGCGGCCGGATGGTGCCGGTCAGGTCGGTCAGTGCCCACCAGAGCACCAGCAGGGCCACGATCACCCCGCCGCCCAGCCCGACGCCGAGCAGACCGGAGCGGTCGGTGGGCCGGGGGTGCGGCAGCTTCGCCTCGGGCGTGGTCACGCGGACACCTCCCGCAGGCTCCGGGAGATCTGGATCCGCAGGTCCTGGAAGGCGGTCTCGCCGCGCAGGTCCAGGTCGTCGCGCCGACCGAACGGCACGGTGATGTCCTGGTGGACCCGG
Proteins encoded in this region:
- a CDS encoding ABC transporter permease codes for the protein MTTPEAKLPHPRPTDRSGLLGVGLGGGVIVALLVLWWALTDLTGTIRPLYFPAPSEVLDAVRQIWRSMLPDAGATLVRVLVSWSLGSALGVLVGLLMVRSRVLLYTLTPLIEALRPVPPVALIPFVILWFGIGDSGKLFLGSLACFMVMVVNTIVSANNVSPVYGRAARSLGAREGQVYRTVILPAIVPELVSGLRIGSALAFAVVVAAEFLGAEQGIGRLIMQASRTLNTPVVLIGTIVIAVEAVLVDRLIKIVSSRVTRWSESSS